In the genome of Streptomyces aquilus, the window GCGGTCCGGGCGGACGCGCGGGCGGTGAGCGCCTCGCGGTGACCTGCAACACGGGCGGCTCCCCGGAGCGCGAACTGACCTATCTGACGCTGCTCCAGAGACAGCGGGCGGCGGCCGTCGTGCTGACCGGTGGCGCCGTCGAGGACGCGCCGCACGCGGCGGCCGTGGCCGCGAAGCTGCGCAAGCTGGGCGAGGCGGGGACGCGGGTGGTGCTGTGCGGGCGGCCCGCGGTGCCGGACACCTCGGCCATCGCGCTGACCTTCGACAACCGTGGGGGCGGGCGGGAGCTCACCGAGCATCTGATCGGGCTCGGCCACCGGCGGCTCGGGTACATCGCGGGCCCGGAGGAGCGGACGACCACCCGGCACCGGCTGGAGGGGCACCGGGCCGCGCTCGCCGACGCGGGGATCGAGGAGGACCCGCGGTGGACCGTGCACGGGCCGTACGACCGTCGGGCCGGGTACGAGGCGACCCTGGAGCTGCTGCGGCGGGACCCGTCGCTCACGGCGGTGGTCGCGGCGAACGACTCCGTCGCGCTGGGGGCGTGCGCCGCCCTGCGGGACTCGGGGCTGCGGATTCCGGACGACGTGTCGGTCGCCGGGTTCGATGATCTGCCGTTCAGCATCGACGCGGTGCCGGCGTTGACGACGGTGCGGTTGCCGCTCGCGGAGGCGGGGGCTCGGGCGGGGCGGATCGCGATGGGGCGGGAGGAGCCGCCGCCCGGGGGGATTGCCGTGATTCGGGGGGAGTTGATGGTGC includes:
- a CDS encoding LacI family DNA-binding transcriptional regulator; translated protein: MTVTLADVAARAQVSPATVSRVLNGNYPVAASTRERVLRAVDELDYVLNGPASALAAATSDLVGILVNDIADPFFGIMASAIQSEIGGPGGRAGGERLAVTCNTGGSPERELTYLTLLQRQRAAAVVLTGGAVEDAPHAAAVAAKLRKLGEAGTRVVLCGRPAVPDTSAIALTFDNRGGGRELTEHLIGLGHRRLGYIAGPEERTTTRHRLEGHRAALADAGIEEDPRWTVHGPYDRRAGYEATLELLRRDPSLTAVVAANDSVALGACAALRDSGLRIPDDVSVAGFDDLPFSIDAVPALTTVRLPLAEAGARAGRIAMGREEPPPGGIAVIRGELMVRGSTGGPRG